In Bacillus cereus ATCC 14579, a single window of DNA contains:
- a CDS encoding glycosyltransferase has product MRTRIERTEEMVEQLPLVSVLIPTYNRPSYFEKALCSVLEQTYPNIEIIVGDDSTNDETEKLLQKYLCDHSNIIYIKNRSTLGQFENALMLFNEANGEYINFLMDDDVFHVNKIEKMMKYFFNDLDNEIKLVTSHRQVIDDKGKELRHIYSTVRLFEEDTIIEGTELGNKVIVDQKNYIGEPTTVLFRKNDLQEPYGIFDKRRYLCNVDIASWLSLLSKGKAVYIAETLSYFRLHPDQQLNESNKMMDGLEDFSHSIIAGEQYGFLSTEKELDKAITNFLDYARRIVPSSILYTLDYYQKIRAKKINIEKKKQHINNNSSLPKVSILIPAYNRPYYLELALNSALNQTYENIEIIISDDSTNNEVNAMIQPYLREYECITYVKNETPLVAENFNKCVELANGDYMNFLLDDDLFHHEKIERMMKYFLTLENISFVTSYRELIDENGEILPPSTLNMKIAKETTLFEGKELGNYMLKNLKNVVGEPTTVLFNRDLFDGKFGYFKGKAYSAINDIATWLDMMRKGKVVYIHEPLSYFRQHSGQNQKQMHFILMTIEEWIELIIDAYNSGFLSSESEYKESLSYCLENAGFIVKDAVRNGELDQIYNEKIKKGLNKLVAHMFEKESCYCQYCNQQFEKFSPWPAHYDFPKYKFEMWNKDTGICPVCNSMDRERLYRAYIETETDLLNRNYTMLHIAPEAKLRDWFNEYKNITYVCGDLEPKDPLMKEIDVTRITYDSNTFDVILCSHVLEHVPDDDKAMRELYRVLKPNGWGIIQVPIVMNVDFIIENELIVTPQLRKLAFGQEDHVRIYNQSGFIQRLMNAGFKVELYNIAEKQGMKGARKFGLSETDMLYIVRK; this is encoded by the coding sequence ATGAGAACTCGTATTGAAAGAACTGAAGAAATGGTAGAGCAACTTCCGTTGGTAAGTGTATTAATTCCTACGTATAATCGTCCTAGTTACTTTGAAAAGGCGTTATGTAGTGTGTTAGAACAAACGTACCCTAATATAGAAATTATAGTTGGAGATGACAGCACGAATGATGAAACAGAAAAATTGTTACAAAAATACTTATGTGATCATTCAAATATTATTTATATAAAAAATAGGTCAACTCTCGGACAATTTGAAAATGCGTTAATGTTATTTAATGAAGCGAACGGTGAGTATATAAATTTTTTAATGGATGATGATGTATTTCATGTGAATAAAATTGAAAAAATGATGAAGTATTTTTTCAATGATTTAGATAATGAAATTAAGCTTGTAACATCTCATCGTCAAGTCATTGATGATAAAGGGAAAGAACTGCGACATATTTATTCGACTGTCCGTTTATTTGAAGAGGATACCATTATAGAGGGAACAGAATTAGGAAATAAGGTAATTGTGGATCAAAAAAATTATATTGGAGAACCGACAACAGTTTTATTTCGTAAAAATGATTTACAAGAACCATATGGGATTTTTGATAAGAGGCGGTATTTATGTAACGTAGATATAGCTTCATGGTTATCTTTATTAAGTAAAGGAAAAGCAGTATATATAGCAGAGACACTGAGTTACTTTCGATTACATCCAGATCAACAGTTAAATGAATCTAATAAAATGATGGATGGGTTAGAAGATTTTTCACACAGTATTATAGCAGGAGAACAATATGGTTTCTTATCCACCGAAAAAGAGTTAGACAAAGCGATAACTAATTTTCTAGATTATGCAAGAAGGATAGTTCCATCATCAATATTATATACATTAGACTATTACCAAAAAATTAGAGCGAAGAAAATAAACATAGAAAAGAAAAAACAACATATAAATAATAATTCTTCATTACCGAAAGTAAGTATACTTATTCCTGCATACAATAGACCTTATTACTTGGAATTAGCACTCAACAGCGCTTTGAATCAAACATATGAAAATATTGAAATTATTATTTCTGACGATAGTACAAATAATGAAGTCAATGCTATGATTCAACCGTACTTACGTGAATATGAGTGTATTACATATGTTAAAAATGAAACGCCGTTAGTTGCCGAAAACTTTAATAAGTGTGTAGAACTTGCGAATGGGGACTATATGAACTTTTTATTAGATGATGATTTATTTCATCATGAAAAGATCGAGAGAATGATGAAATACTTTTTGACGTTAGAAAATATTTCATTTGTGACGTCATATCGTGAACTGATTGATGAGAATGGAGAGATATTACCACCTTCAACATTAAATATGAAAATCGCGAAAGAAACTACACTTTTTGAAGGAAAAGAATTAGGAAATTATATGTTAAAAAACTTAAAAAATGTAGTTGGTGAGCCGACAACTGTTTTGTTTAATCGGGATTTGTTTGACGGGAAGTTTGGATATTTTAAAGGAAAGGCTTATTCTGCTATTAATGACATTGCAACTTGGCTAGATATGATGAGGAAAGGAAAAGTAGTTTATATACATGAACCTCTTAGTTATTTTAGACAACATAGTGGACAAAATCAAAAACAAATGCATTTTATTTTAATGACAATTGAAGAGTGGATTGAATTAATTATAGATGCATATAATAGTGGATTTTTAAGCTCCGAAAGTGAGTATAAAGAGAGTTTATCTTATTGTTTAGAAAATGCGGGATTTATAGTTAAGGATGCAGTAAGAAATGGCGAACTAGATCAAATTTATAATGAAAAGATAAAAAAAGGGTTAAACAAGTTAGTTGCTCATATGTTTGAGAAAGAATCTTGTTATTGTCAATATTGTAATCAACAATTTGAAAAATTTTCACCTTGGCCAGCACATTATGATTTTCCGAAATATAAATTTGAAATGTGGAATAAAGATACAGGGATATGTCCAGTTTGTAATTCGATGGATCGTGAAAGATTGTACCGTGCGTACATTGAAACGGAAACGGACTTGTTAAATAGAAACTATACAATGCTTCATATTGCACCTGAAGCGAAGTTAAGAGATTGGTTTAACGAGTATAAAAATATTACGTATGTATGTGGTGACTTAGAACCAAAGGATCCATTAATGAAGGAAATTGATGTTACAAGGATTACATATGATAGTAATACTTTTGATGTAATATTATGTAGCCATGTGTTAGAACACGTTCCTGATGATGACAAAGCAATGCGAGAGTTATATAGAGTGTTAAAGCCAAATGGATGGGGAATTATTCAAGTACCGATCGTAATGAATGTAGATTTTATTATAGAGAATGAATTAATTGTAACACCACAATTGAGGAAATTAGCTTTTGGTCAAGAAGATCATGTGAGAATTTACAATCAATCGGGATTTATTCAACGATTAATGAATGCAGGATTTAAGGTAGAATTATATAACATAGCGGAAAAACAAGGAATGAAAGGTGCTAGGAAATTTGGATTATCTGAAACAGATATGCTCTATATTGTACGAAAATGA
- a CDS encoding DegT/DnrJ/EryC1/StrS family aminotransferase, whose product MENIPFLRASTVPVSEYLDELKEIDTSHIYTNYGPINQRFEETIMSSFFQNRGAVTTVANATLGLMAAIQLKKRRKGKYALMPSFTFPATALAAIWCGLEPYFIDISIDDWYMDKTVLLDKIEELKEEVAIVIPYATFGSWMNLEKYEELEKKGIPVVVDAAPGFGLMNGGMHYGQDFSGMIVYSFHATKPFGIGEGGLIYSKNEEDIQHIKRMGNFGFDKNRECTMMGFNCKMSEYAAAIGIATIKKWDQKLKERSRISEWYKQLLQNTGLMKKGWKVQKTEAVIHQFMPIICPEEVRNIQVIEELKKQKIEARLYFSPSCHQQVLFKNYKSTDLTKTNKIAKRIVSLPLWEGMTKELVEQIVICLEQRVVSVDE is encoded by the coding sequence ATGGAGAATATTCCTTTTTTACGTGCTTCAACTGTACCTGTAAGTGAGTATTTGGACGAATTGAAGGAAATTGATACATCTCACATATATACGAATTATGGACCTATAAATCAACGTTTTGAGGAAACAATTATGTCGTCATTTTTTCAAAACAGGGGAGCTGTTACAACAGTAGCAAACGCAACGTTAGGGTTAATGGCGGCTATTCAACTAAAGAAAAGAAGAAAGGGAAAGTATGCTCTCATGCCTAGTTTTACATTCCCTGCGACTGCCTTAGCCGCTATTTGGTGTGGATTGGAACCGTACTTTATTGATATTTCAATAGATGATTGGTATATGGATAAAACCGTACTTTTGGATAAGATAGAAGAATTAAAAGAAGAGGTTGCGATTGTTATCCCGTACGCCACTTTTGGATCATGGATGAACTTAGAAAAATATGAAGAATTAGAGAAGAAGGGGATTCCGGTTGTCGTAGATGCGGCGCCGGGATTTGGTTTAATGAATGGAGGGATGCATTACGGTCAAGATTTTAGTGGAATGATCGTATATAGCTTTCATGCAACAAAGCCTTTCGGAATTGGTGAAGGAGGGCTCATATATAGTAAAAACGAAGAAGATATACAACATATTAAAAGAATGGGGAATTTCGGATTTGATAAAAATCGTGAATGCACGATGATGGGGTTTAATTGTAAAATGTCTGAATACGCAGCCGCTATTGGGATTGCGACTATAAAAAAGTGGGATCAAAAATTAAAAGAACGCAGCCGTATTTCTGAATGGTATAAACAGTTGTTACAAAATACTGGGTTAATGAAAAAAGGGTGGAAAGTCCAAAAGACAGAAGCAGTTATTCACCAATTTATGCCTATCATTTGTCCAGAAGAAGTTCGCAACATACAAGTAATAGAAGAACTGAAAAAACAGAAAATAGAAGCTAGATTATACTTTTCACCATCTTGCCACCAACAAGTTCTTTTTAAAAACTATAAGTCTACAGATTTAACAAAGACGAATAAAATAGCAAAACGAATCGTAAGTTTACCTTTATGGGAAGGAATGACGAAAGAACTAGTAGAGCAAATTGTAATCTGTTTAGAGCAGAGGGTGGTGTCGGTAGATGAATAG
- a CDS encoding acyltransferase, with amino-acid sequence MNSFYSQEELKQIGFLSVGKNVLVSKKASIYNPSAISVGNHVRIDDFCILSGKITIGSYSHISAYTALYGGEVGIEMHDFANISAKTIVYAVLDDFSGNTLMGPTVPNQYRNVKAEKVILKKHVIIGANSIIFPNVIVGEGTAVGAMSMVKESLDDWYIYAGIPVRKVKPRQKKMLELEIDFLKSIHS; translated from the coding sequence ATGAATAGTTTTTATAGTCAAGAAGAACTAAAGCAAATTGGATTTTTATCTGTTGGGAAAAATGTATTGGTTAGTAAAAAAGCAAGTATATATAATCCGAGTGCTATATCAGTTGGCAATCATGTAAGAATTGATGATTTTTGCATTTTAAGTGGTAAAATCACAATTGGAAGTTATTCGCACATATCAGCGTATACAGCGTTATATGGAGGGGAAGTTGGGATTGAAATGCATGATTTTGCAAACATCTCAGCTAAAACAATCGTATATGCAGTACTTGATGATTTCAGTGGAAATACATTAATGGGGCCAACCGTCCCGAATCAATATAGGAATGTGAAAGCAGAAAAAGTTATTTTAAAAAAACATGTGATTATTGGTGCCAATTCTATTATTTTTCCAAATGTAATTGTAGGAGAAGGTACGGCAGTCGGCGCGATGAGTATGGTAAAAGAGAGTTTAGATGATTGGTATATTTACGCTGGAATTCCCGTAAGGAAAGTAAAACCTCGTCAAAAAAAGATGCTAGAGCTAGAAATTGATTTTTTAAAAAGCATTCATTCTTAA
- a CDS encoding DUF6376 family protein, whose protein sequence is MKIKSILLVFIVSIGLMGCSIVEEGKNSIDYAQKATDYVNEISAFANDAPALAEKAVNDSEARKELETKLSEIKQDIPAFNELTPPDVAKDIHQQIVGYNEKLNALIDTAMTKIEEGKVDVEQFKNSELMQTVDQVRDVKDKVQNLGQ, encoded by the coding sequence ATGAAAATAAAATCAATTTTATTAGTATTTATAGTTTCAATTGGTTTAATGGGATGTTCAATAGTGGAAGAAGGAAAGAACTCCATAGATTATGCTCAAAAGGCGACAGACTATGTAAATGAAATAAGTGCATTTGCAAATGATGCACCAGCATTAGCAGAAAAGGCCGTTAATGATAGCGAGGCTCGAAAAGAATTAGAAACGAAGCTTAGTGAAATTAAACAAGATATACCCGCATTCAATGAATTAACGCCACCTGATGTAGCAAAGGATATTCATCAACAAATCGTCGGATATAACGAAAAGTTAAATGCGTTAATTGATACGGCGATGACAAAGATAGAAGAAGGAAAAGTGGATGTAGAGCAATTTAAAAACTCCGAGCTTATGCAGACGGTAGATCAAGTTCGAGATGTGAAAGATAAAGTGCAAAATTTAGGTCAATAG
- a CDS encoding EamA family transporter — protein MNSYMLLFIFGIILANYSQILLKKATLQQYDSRIKEYVNPYVIIGYSLFVINAGLNVIAMKGMALKQASALESLSYIIILIFGWYFLGEKITKRKLIGNMIIIVGVIVYCIQ, from the coding sequence ATGAATAGTTATATGTTATTATTTATTTTCGGGATAATTTTAGCTAATTACTCACAAATATTATTAAAAAAAGCTACTTTGCAACAATACGATTCTAGAATAAAAGAATATGTGAATCCTTATGTTATTATCGGCTACTCTTTATTTGTAATTAACGCCGGATTAAATGTTATCGCCATGAAGGGCATGGCATTAAAACAAGCATCAGCATTAGAATCCTTAAGTTATATCATCATATTAATTTTCGGTTGGTATTTCCTGGGAGAAAAAATAACGAAACGTAAACTCATCGGCAACATGATTATTATCGTTGGTGTAATCGTTTATTGTATCCAATAG